Genomic DNA from Salvia miltiorrhiza cultivar Shanhuang (shh) chromosome 1, IMPLAD_Smil_shh, whole genome shotgun sequence:
TCCCGTTTGAACATACATATGAAATTGCCTCTGTGCCTTGGTTTGCTGATATCGTCAATTACCTTGCTTGTGGGGAATCAAGACCCGATCTAACATCCCAAGAGAGGAAAAGGTTTTTGGCTATTTGCAGGCAATATTATTGGGAAGACCCTTATCTCTTCAAGTTGGGAAAGGACGAGGTGATTCGGAGATGCATCCCGGatgaggagcaacaacaagtgttgaggcTTTGCCATGAAGCCCATTATGGTGGGCATTTTGGTGGACAAAAGACGGCTCATAAGGTCCTCCAATCCGGTTTGTTTTGGCCCACTCTTTTCAAAGATGCTCATTCTTTTTATCTTGCTTGTGATCGGTGCCAAAGAGTTGGGAACATTGGGCGCAGGAATGAAATGCCTCTCACGAGCATTCTTGTTGTTGAgatttttgatgtgtggggcataGACTTCATGGGCCCCTTCCCTACGTCATACGGTTTTGAGTATATCTTGCTTGCCGTAgattatgtgtccaagtgggttgaagccatcCCCGcaaggacatgtgatgctaatgtggtctTGAAGTTTGTGCAGGAGAACATATTGTGTAGGTTTGGATTCCCCAAGGCCATAATCAGTGATGGAGGCAAACACTTTTGCAACAAGCTTTTTGAGAAACTTATGAGGAAAAACGGCATCACTCACAAGGTTGCCACTCCCTATCATCCTCAGACTTCGGGGCAAGCCGAAACGAGtaatcggcaaatcaagggcaTCCTCGAAAAGACGGTCCAACCCTCCCGTAGGGATTGGTCTCTTAAGCTCAACGATGCGTTGTGGGCATATCGCACCGCCTTCAAAGGAGTCCTAGGAATGAGCCCCTACCGCCTTGTCTACGGTAAAGCATGCCACTTACCGGTGGAGATTGAGCACCGAGCTTATTGGGCCATCAAAGCCACCAATTGCGACCTTACAGCTGCGGGAAAACATAGAGCCTTGCAAATGGAAGAACTCGATAAATTGCGCAATGAGGCGTACGAGAATGCTAGGATTTACAAAGATAAAGCCAAGAGGTTGCATGATAGCCGTATTGTGCCCAAGAACCTCCAACCCGGAATGAAGGTTCTTTTGTTCAATTCAAGGTTGAAACTTTTTCCGGGCAAGCTCAAATCTCGTTGGAGTGGTCCTTTCATCCTTAGAGAAATTCTCCCTCATGGCGCCGTAATTTTAAGCAACGAGAACGCCGATGAACAATTCACGGTGAATGGACATAGGGTGAAGCCCTACTTAGAGCATGGTTCTTCTCCAGTCATGGTGGAGTCCCAAGCACTCCATGATCCCGTTTCTTAAACGACCTATCTCGTGTCAAGCTCTCGACCTTAACTAGAGCGCTTTGTGGGAGGCAACCCGCActttctttccttttcctttcctcttctttattttctatttaacttTGTGTTAGTGGTTTACCCGTTGCTTGTGTCGGTTTGATTTGTGATGTGTCTTTATGGAGTGTTGTAGGAAATCAGCTTGGTGGACCCTGAACGAGCGAAAAATGGCGCGAAAAATGAGCAAGGATGAGCCAAAAAGGGGTCTGCACGCCCAGGGGTAGGCCGCCGCCTACCCACGGCGCCCGCCTACCGCGGCGCCCGCCTACACACGGCGCCCGCCTATGCCAGTTTTACGAAGGGGCatgtaggcggccgcctacctACGGCGCCGCCTGCCCCTGCGCCCGCCTCCACCTAGGCGGCCGCCCACCCCCCAGCCCGGCCCGCCCAGCCCGAACCACACCCTCCcttaaaaccctaattcacCCTCAAATTCCCCCCATCCGCCACCCAACCCTCTCTCCCCCTTACCTTTTCCGCCACCACAACTCTCCCACTCCCGGCGACCGGCGCTTCTTCTCACCGGCGACCGGCGCTGCCCCCTCCCCGGTGCTCTGTGCTCAGCCTCTCACCATccttccaccaccaccactccaGCCACCGCCTCCCAACTCCAGCCACCGCCTCCCAACTccagccacctccaccaccgcaACCACCACCTCTCTCCACCACCGCAACTCCAGCAACCTCCACCACCGCAACCACCACCTCTCTCCACCACCGCAACCAGCCACCCCCTATCTACACCACCGCATCCAGCCACCGCCACCACTTCACTCGCCGCCAACAACCACCGCAACCTTCTCCAGCCACCGCGACCTCCACCATCTACCTCCAGCCACCACCCTTCTCCAACCACCGAACCAGCCACCACCTCCGTCAATCTCCATTACCGCCAACCACCAACGGCCGCCGCTTACCCAAGGCGCCCGCCTTATCCACGGCCGCCTCCTACACACGGCGCTCGCCTACCTACGTCCCCTGTTCCTCGCCTTCGCCTGCTACCATGAGTCGCCGCACCCGTCGTCGTACTGTTGTTTTCGCCGATGACGACACTATGGAGGACGTCCCTAGTCCTCGGGCCTCCCCTAGGCCACAGCCCCGTCGCTTGCCACCACCGGAGCCACCGAAGGATGAACGGGCCCTCTATGGCGCCCCCTTTTCAATCCTTGAGTCCGTTGAGGGGGCTCGTTTTTTGAAGCTCACTGACAAGGCCATCTCGCCGCCCCGTTTCCTCCAGTGGCCCCTCCTTCGCACCCTCAAGATTGACAAAGACGTGGAAAGTTATTTGACTAATCTAGGCGTTCTCAAATACGCCACAATGTCGCATCCGGGACTCACTCCCCTCTTGTATGAGTTTCTCTGCACCATGGCTTTCACCCCGGACAATCAGGAACTTCATTGTCGCCTCTGCGATCGCCCTGTTGTCGTCACCTATAGCATCATGAAGGAGTGTTTTGGTTTTCATTATAAACCTCTACGTGGCCGCCCGTTTGACTTTGATACTGCAGCAGCTTGGACAGAGCTCACCGGTTTTAACAACTGGACATCCCAGGGCGCCCGCAGTGGTTTCCATAGCGACCCGGCATTGGGTATTGTCCACAAGTTCTTGGGGTTTTGTATCTTTGGGAAGGAGCAGGCCAATAAGGTAAATTCCTCAGAGGTATACATACTCCATTGTGCCAAAAACAAGAAGAAGATCGATGCCACCTCTTATATTTGGACTCAGATGCAGAACATGGCAATGAAGGATGGTTACATGCCGTCCTTGAGCTCTGTCGTCACGGCCTTGGCACTGCACTTCAATATATTTACTGCCCAGGCCATTCCTGAGGGGCAGACCACCATTCGTCCTCGGCCTATCGACAGTTCTGAGCTCAAGGTCTTCATCACCCGAGACAACACCATCATTCCCTTCAAGCAGCGAGCTTGTGTGCGCTCTTATCTTCAAAAGCGCAATCTGGGTGCCCCATCATCCTCCCGTGTTGTACGTGATGAGGACGAGGATGAAGACGACGATGATGCAGCAGAAGTCCATACAGAGATTGCTTCATATACATATGAGACCCGATCCGACATCTCCACCCAAATTGCCCGCTTGCAGGACCACTTCGACCAGTCTTTTGGTCAGTTTCGAGAGGATGTCTACCAGCGATTTGATTTTGTCCAGGATACTATGACTGGCATTTACAGCAGGATGGACGATTTCTATGGGCATCTCGACTCATTGGATGGACGTGTCCACCCGATGCAGCAGCAGATGGGCCACATTTACGGCCAGGTCAACACAATGGCTGGAGATATGACGCGCCTGCGTGAGCAAGTTTCGGCGTATGATGCTCGCCTTGACTCTTACAACCACCATCTCGCCAACAATGACACCAGTATTCAGTCCCTCCAAGCACAGTGGGCCGCTTTTTCCTTGCAGCATCGTGACCAATTCGCCCCACCCCCGCCCCCACCTCCGGGACCACAGTGAGCTATCCCTCttcatttctctttttttttctttttgttttgttctgtttttcctttttatttgtGTCTGCCttgttttcctttcgttttCTTGTGTTTGCTGTTATTGCCCTGAGGACAGTGCTCGTTTTTGTGTGGGGAGGGGTGTGTGCTTGTTTTGAAATGTATGCTGTTGGGTTCTGGATTGTTGGTTTTGGGCAAATGGCCTCCTTGCGCTGATTAATTATTTGTCTTTGAGTTCACCCTTGGTCTTGACATTGGTTTGCCAGTGATTCTGGAACTGCATTGGTTTTGGTTGTTGTCCTTGTTTGTCGCGATTGACATTTACCTAAGTAGTGTTATGGGTTTAATATCTTAGATGCAACAActtgatgagcaactcttgacgtgatttgtccggtagatgctagggggagtgttttcattgtaatTGCCTAATTTCTTATCTCTTGTTGAAACGTGGTTTGTTTATTGAGTTCTTGAtggctctgggtctctgctcctctgatggtgacattatgagcatgggaaaccacgcggGAACATTTTGGTTTACCTCCAAAAATTGCAAATCTCGTGAAATACGACCTATTtgtcaaaaataataataataataataataataataataataataataataataataataataataataatgagatTTGATTGTAAAGGCGGttacattaggaaattcacccctagcggagaactgggtttgatcggattgagttgtatcattTTGTTGTTGCCTCTTAAGACCTTAGCCTAAGACACTTCGTGGGAAAGTGGACTTCTAGACGGACTTGGATGGGTTTGAGATCTGATGGCGAGCAGGATCACTTGTAAACCCTCTTGAGATATTGTAggtgttgcttgaggacaagcaatggattaagtgtgggggggttgtttaccttGTTTCTTAGTGTTATTGTTGAGTTGTGTGATACACTTTCGAGCATGCTTTGTGCTTTTTCGTGCCGTGTTATTCTTGCCCGAGTGCTGTTTGCTGCTTTTTCTTGTTGGTGCAGGATTCCGGAGTTTGGGAAGTTTTTCGTGAAGTTGTGAGCGTTTTTGGATCGAGAGGCAACTAACGGGACAACTGCTGTAGCCAGAGGCGGCCGCCTTCTCTAGGCCACCacctacttctaggccaccgctttctctaggccaccgcctacttctaggccaccgccttctctaggccaccgcctacttctaggccaccgccttctctaggcggccgcctactgcgtgttctggcagttacgaattttttagtttaaaacccatctctagggtttcactttatgactctcgtctccagcagcctccataggcgattttcacctctttcttaaggtttttagagttccacaacacttactttcaatcttggattcattggattactttggatgtcaattaacacttcatcggattggttttccttggattgctatgttttgtaagaactccctttgattctctttgtttatgaatcccttggttatttaagtctttgtttcttgtctttaatgaatatgatgattgaagattattgttgttgattctatattctcttggttttatgaatcttttggttaattgagttttgtgttttatgtatttgatgaatgtgaagattgaagttcattgttgttgattctagattctcttggttttctaaatcctttggtttatttgaatctttattttgtgttttgattaatatgatgattggagataattgttgttgagtttagataatctacgtgattcgtagtttgttgctattgtttacccttttcctttcttgttgatgaatatttagagacttcttttatggagactaagattttcttgcattcgaatcttatgcttgattgagtttcttgcctaggtagttattaatcttagaTGTTTacgagtttatgatcgtttggtttagtgtttgagtttgaaactctagttgatttcgttaatgttcaaatgccatgttctaaTTAGTTTGTccatgtgtgtttgcttaacattcatttgattaaatgttaatatgttatttcgcctagataatcgttgtttatggtgttgaattgatgattgctttctagattgctagtttagaaccctagctttgtttgccttcttgcattcttattggctttctatcttttgcctagttaactttatatgctttattttaattacgcattagttaatcggagagaaagtgtcagacccaaacttctgattagagtgtttaggtttatttcatgttttctgtgcgtagcatgatcaaagccctgtttagccttccttgagagacgacttgggttagcttattacactaggacgacctcgtacgattgcgagtcaatccattaggtgttttgggttgagtcactAGTCCGCCAGTATATCTGATGGTTTCAACTAAGgaaggttcaaagccacaagccaCCTATCCTAATGCTTTGATGTCTCTTGAGGATTGAGCTATGGGTGTACATTCATGCATATGGCAtttccactcatgtgggggattgttggaaattaattttgtgtattttttaatttgtggtggttgtttatttaattcctaaagaatt
This window encodes:
- the LOC131007719 gene encoding extensin-like gives rise to the protein MSQKGVCTPRGRPPPTHGARLPRRPPTHGARLCQFYEGACRRPPTYGAACPCARLHLGGRPPPSPARPARTTPSLKTLIHPQIPPIRHPTLSPPYLFRHHNSPTPGDRRFFSPATGAAPSPVLCAQPLTILPPPPLQPPPPNSSHRLPTPATSTTATTTSLHHRNSSNLHHRNHHLSPPPQPATPYLHHRIQPPPPLHSPPTTTATFSSHRDLHHLPPATTLLQPPNQPPPPSISITANHQRPPLTQGARLIHGRLLHTALAYLRPLFLAFACYHESPHPSSYCCFRR